A section of the Marinilabiliales bacterium genome encodes:
- a CDS encoding adenylate cyclase, translating into MAQNIEIKAKAVNFDRQVRIAAGLAGQPPELLTQMDTFFNVPYGRLKLREFG; encoded by the coding sequence ATGGCACAAAACATCGAAATAAAGGCAAAGGCAGTGAATTTTGACAGGCAGGTACGCATAGCTGCCGGTCTTGCAGGCCAACCCCCTGAACTATTGACCCAGATGGACACATTTTTTAATGTACCGTATGGCAGGCTCAAATTGAGGGAGTTTGGCGA